A window of the Streptomyces sp. NBC_00454 genome harbors these coding sequences:
- a CDS encoding maleylpyruvate isomerase N-terminal domain-containing protein: MSEMQRVLGPHDAKDWSVPAGSLEWSCWTTAAHIAHDLLAYAGQVAARATDGYLSFDLAVRSDSSPREVLQVVAACAGLLASALATTGPEARAWHFGPCDPPGFAAMGVAEILLHTHDITQGLGVPWLPPAPLCEVVLRRLFPDAPPGDPTQVLLWCTGRGDLDHRPRRTSWTWQAAVAE; encoded by the coding sequence GTGAGTGAGATGCAGCGGGTGCTCGGCCCGCATGACGCGAAGGACTGGTCGGTGCCGGCGGGTTCGCTGGAATGGAGCTGTTGGACGACGGCCGCCCATATCGCCCATGACCTGCTCGCCTACGCCGGGCAGGTCGCCGCGCGCGCTACGGACGGCTACCTGTCCTTCGACCTCGCGGTCCGCTCGGACAGCTCCCCGCGGGAGGTGCTCCAGGTGGTCGCCGCCTGCGCGGGGCTCCTCGCCAGTGCGCTGGCCACGACCGGACCGGAGGCGCGGGCCTGGCACTTTGGTCCTTGCGACCCGCCGGGCTTCGCGGCGATGGGTGTCGCCGAGATCCTCCTCCACACCCATGACATCACCCAAGGACTGGGGGTGCCCTGGCTGCCACCGGCCCCTCTCTGTGAAGTAGTGCTCCGCCGCCTCTTCCCCGACGCTCCGCCCGGTGACCCCACGCAGGTCCTCCTCTGGTGTACGGGAAGGGGCGACCTGGACCACCGCCCTCGCCGCACCTCATGGACATGGCAGGCGGCAGTAGCCGAGTGA
- a CDS encoding helix-turn-helix transcriptional regulator has product MGGLEGLGLTDSAERVYRAIVTHPEMGVQEISRGVGMDDEVVRSCMDELADLALVRPTSTARQSVLISPKVALEALVTQRKAELFRVQHELELSSVAASELVAEIGAHPYVGATEGIEVLRGVDEIRGTFERLSFGISSEVLAIIPLSRLDPKGMESSRVLDEDLMQRGVKLQTLYLDSIRNDRAARDYASWLTELGGEVRTAPVLPRRLTVIDREMAIIPVDSQSQEALLVSVAGVVEALIAMFGTIWNFADPLGTSDQRTDEGITSQEQALLRLLGSGLTDEAACKRLGVSLRSVRRMMADLMVRLEAGSRFEAGAKAAQRGWI; this is encoded by the coding sequence ATGGGCGGCTTGGAGGGGCTTGGGCTGACAGATTCAGCTGAGCGGGTCTATAGGGCCATCGTCACCCATCCAGAGATGGGCGTGCAGGAAATCAGTCGTGGGGTCGGGATGGACGACGAGGTGGTTCGCTCGTGCATGGATGAGCTCGCCGACCTCGCCTTGGTCAGGCCGACGAGTACAGCCCGGCAGTCTGTTCTGATCAGCCCCAAAGTCGCCTTGGAGGCGCTGGTCACCCAACGGAAGGCAGAACTCTTCCGGGTGCAGCACGAGCTGGAGCTGAGCAGTGTCGCGGCTTCCGAACTGGTCGCCGAAATCGGTGCACACCCCTATGTGGGTGCAACCGAGGGGATTGAAGTCCTCCGAGGTGTGGATGAGATCCGAGGGACTTTTGAACGGCTCTCGTTCGGCATTTCATCGGAAGTCCTGGCGATTATTCCGCTCTCCCGTCTGGACCCGAAGGGAATGGAATCGAGCCGCGTCCTCGACGAGGACCTCATGCAGCGCGGCGTCAAGCTCCAGACGTTGTATTTGGACAGCATCCGCAACGACAGGGCCGCTCGCGACTACGCCTCCTGGCTCACCGAACTCGGCGGTGAAGTGCGGACCGCGCCGGTTCTCCCGAGACGGCTGACGGTGATCGACCGTGAGATGGCGATCATCCCAGTCGACTCTCAATCGCAGGAAGCGCTGCTGGTGAGCGTGGCCGGCGTCGTCGAGGCACTGATCGCAATGTTCGGCACCATCTGGAACTTCGCAGACCCGTTGGGCACCTCGGACCAGAGAACCGACGAGGGAATTACCTCGCAAGAGCAAGCACTGCTGAGGCTCCTGGGATCCGGTCTCACCGACGAGGCGGCCTGCAAGCGCTTGGGAGTATCCCTTCGCAGCGTGCGTCGAATGATGGCGGACCTGATGGTTCGTCTGGAGGCCGGAAGCCGGTTCGAGGCCGGAGCAAAGGCCGCTCAGCGGGGTTGGATCTGA